A single window of Symphalangus syndactylus isolate Jambi chromosome 4, NHGRI_mSymSyn1-v2.1_pri, whole genome shotgun sequence DNA harbors:
- the LOC134736432 gene encoding double homeobox protein 4-like protein 2, whose amino-acid sequence MALPTPSDGTLPAEARGRGRRRRLAWTPSQSEALRACFERNPYPGIATRERLAQAIGAPEPRVQIWFQNERSRQLRQHRRESRPWPGRRGPQEGRRKRTSVTPSQTALLLRAFEKDRFPGIATREGLARETGLPESRIHVWFQNRRARHPAPGGRAPAHAGGPCNSAPGGCHPAPWSVAPAGGDAAYAALAPPEGALSHPQAPRWPPHPPSKCPGDRDPQRDGLPGLPAQAGPQGQGVLAPPPSRGSPWWGWGQGPQVAGAAWEPQAGAAPPPQPAPPPPEGSARQEQKRAVPAPSPPPQEPGRSSALPSGLLLDELLACPEFLQQAHPFLETEAPGELQDLEEPAGLEPPLSEEEYRALLEEL is encoded by the coding sequence atggctctcccgacaccttcggacggcaccctccccgcggaagcccgaggacgaggacggcggaggagactcgcctggaccccgagccaaagcgaggccctgcgagcctgctttgagcggaacccgtacccgggcatcgccaccagggaacggctggcccaggccatcggcgctccggagcccagggtccagatctggtttcagaacgagaggtcacgccagctgaggcagcaccggcgggaatctcggccctggccggggagacgcggcccgcaagaaggcaggcgaaagcggacctccgtcaccccatcccagacggccctgctgctccgagcctttgagaaggatcgctttcccggcatcgccaccagggaaggactggccagagagacgggcctcccggagtccaggattcacgtctggtttcagaaccgaagggccaggcacccggcaccgggtggcagggcgccggcgcacgCAGGCGGCCCGTGCAActcggcccccggcgggtgtcaccctgctccctggtcggtcgccccggcaggcggggatgctgcctacgccgccctggctcctccggaaggggcgctctcccaccctcaggcgcctcggtggcctccgcacccCCCGAGCAAATGCCCGGgggaccgggacccgcagcgcgacggcctgccgggcctgcccgctcaagctgggccacagggccaaggtgtgcttgcgccaccccCGTCCCggggcagtccgtggtggggctggggccaggggccccaggtcGCCGGGGCcgcgtgggaaccccaagccggggcagctccacctccccagcccgcgcccccgcccccggagggctccgcgcggcaGGAGCAGAAGCGAGCcgtcccggcgccctccccaccgccccaggagcccgggcgctcgTCTGCCctgccctccggcctgctgctggatgagctcctggcgtgcccagagtttctgcagcaggcgcaccctttcctagaaaccgaggccccgggggagctgcaggacttggaagagcccgccgggctggaaccacccctcagcgaggaagaataccgggctctgctggaggagctttag